The Novipirellula aureliae genomic interval TTGTTGTGGTTTGAGAGGCATCCCATACATCATCGCAATTTGATCCATTTCGACCAAGTGGATAACAGGGATGTCTTGACGCATGAACCGAGTCATTATCGAGTCGATTTCTAGCACGCGACGCGATGCGGAACGATTTAGCCCGGGCTTGTAAGCCCGTTTGCCGATCGTTTTCCCGACCGATACCGCACCACCGCCGACGTTGATGTAAGCCTTGTAGTCCTGCGACCCGGCCTGCAGCCGATAAACCTTCATTCGCTCTTCGATGGCCGCACCGAAATCATCCGCCTTCAGTACCTCCAACTCGTTCCGCGTGATCGCTTTGCGAATCAGCCGCCGGCCTTCATCGCCAAGACCAATCCCCAAGTCCTCATAACCACCATAGGAACAGGCGATCGATCGGAAGGGAACGTAGTTTTCTTCAAACAGCATCTTTTCCATGTCGATCCAAAGCAAGATCGGCTCGTTGGCTCCCCACTGGCTCGAACCCGCACTCGCCAAAATAATCGGGCGGGCACCGAGAATCTTCAGCGCGGCCAACACCGATACATTCATGCCAGGAAACGACCCGCTATAGCCCACCGCAACCAAATCGCCTTGCCCCACGCCAGCTTTTGTCAGCATGTCGACGACGACCGCAGCCATGTTGGGATTCGTTGCGGTTTGCTTGGCACCCAGCCGACCACTTAGCGTCGTGACCGGCGTCATCAAGGCACCAATGATCCCCGTCCTCGCCGGATCAACCGTCGTATTCACATCTAAACCCAGATGCAAGCGTTCATCGCGAATCGCTTCCATCATCTCCGAAGCAAGCTCGGCAGCTTGTATTTTCTTGTCGATGTCCGATTGAGGTACTTCGACGCGAAAATACTCAACCGAGGCCAGGCCGGCAAGCGAAAACAGGGCCATGAAAACAATGATCGACTGCGAGACTTGTCGAGGTCGCCAATACAAACGCTTCACAGCACCAACTCCAACCCGAGCAACATTAAAACCAAACGAACCACAGTCGAAGCGGTTATCAAAATGCCCAACGTTTCAATCATCCCTTGCCGGTCAATCCAAATACCGATCAAACCAGGGATGATGTAGCCGATCACTTCGTAATCATTGGACTCGGCCAACGACTCCATATCCATCGCTTCGGTAGGCATGCCGATCGATGGTGAAAACCATTCCAAAAAGATGCCGACTAAAAAGCCGACCAACACCATCAATACCGTCCGCCGTTTGCCGTAGATGACAATCAAATTTGACAGCGAATAAACGATAAAATAGGTGACGATCGCTGCAGCAAACGTTGCAGCGACCGTCAGCGGTTCGTCGAGCGAAAGCGCGATATACCCAGGCACGACCATCCCGCCAGCCGCCAAGCCAAAGATCTCGGAGAACAGCAGGCTGACGGCCAAGCCAATCCCGATCGATATTGTTAATGTATCCATGTGACTTTTTGTGAGGTGATCTCTTTTCTCTTTTCTCGCTTAAAACGCTTTCTCATCGGCGATCCCGCGATTGCGAAAGTATCGCACGACATCCAAGCCGACTCCACCGATATTCGCCATCCCCATCACCAACGCCGAGCGACCGCAAAGGCTGACCGTTTTCTCAAAAATCTCATCCGCACCATCCCCTTCGGCCATCACTAATTTCCGCGGGTCCAATCCTGCTCGAGTCGCAAACTTGGCGAAAATGTAAGTGCCCGACCCGATCAGAACGTAGTGGTCAGCCGCCTTCCATTGTGCACAACACTCAGCCAATTGCTTCGACCGATCCGGACGATCGAATCGGCAATTGAAAATCATGATCCGTTTGGTCACGTTAGCATAGCGATCACATGCCATGTTCCAAATTCGCTCGGTTGACTCTGGATCGTTTGCAGCAAACCCGTTCACAAAACTGATTTCGCGGCCAAAGAAATTTAGATCCGCTACGGTCATAATGCCCGGATCAGGCGTCGCTGACCACATTCCTTGCAATGCGGTCGAGCGCTCTACCCCTAGATCGTGTAGCACCCGCAATGCCAAGGCGACGTTTTCCGCATGTTCGATGTATGAAAACTGAGCCATCTCGAGCGGCAAAATCGCGTCGACCTCTTCGTCACCAACCGTAATTAGCTCCGTTTTGCGATCGTCACAAACTTTGTGAAACGCATCCAAATGACGCCGCTCGGCCGTGTATAGCTTTCCTTCCTTGGGGACCATTCCCAGTAACGCCCAGGCGACGTCCTTCTCTCCTGGTCCCATGACGTCCAAATGGTCGGCCCGCGCATTCGTGATGACACTGTGGGTTGCATGCACCAGCATAAATTCGCACAACCATTGCAAGTAGGGAATCAGCGCCATGCATTCGATCACCAAAGCTTCCGATTCCGCTTCCGCCGCCGCACGGACGATCCGAACCTGCTCAATCACATTCGCACGCGCCGGGCGGAACACTGGATATTCTGCACCATCGGGCAAAATCATGCGTGCCAACGTGCCAGTCGTTTTCGCACAAGTCCGCGTGCCCGATGCACGCAGTCCTGCTGCGATCAAACGAGTCACCGACGACTTGCCTCGCGTTCCATTGACATGGATCCGAGTGGGAATCTTCGCCAATTGGCGGCGGTGAAAATAGGACTCAAGTAAGCCCAGCCCGACCAAAGTGCCGGTGGTGCTTAATAATGCAAGCGAACCATCCATCGTTGATGGTTATTCCGATACTGAAATTTGTAATGAAAAACTCAATCGCTCCGAACCTATGCGGAGCGAATTATGGTGAAGTCCACAAACCGTGCTAGTCCCATTCCCCTGAAAATGGGAAAAAAAGGAGACTTCTTGCTCAACGCACTCCCAAAACACTCGTTCAATAGGCGTCTGGCTGGCAATAGGCGTCTGGCTGGGAGCACACGGCCCCTCCGATGCCCAAGTCGGATGTCCAAGTCGGATGCCCAAGTAGGATGTCCAAGTCGGATGTCCAAGTCGCGAAAAGCATCTGGGCGGACGGAGGAAGCACGCAAACAATCGGTTGGCAAATTTATTTTTAAAAAAGATCCGACGTCTCTTGATTTTGTGAACTAGGTTTCTTGTAGAGCGGGGCCTTCTCTTTCACTACCACGAGCTCACCAATGTTTACACCACAAAAAGCCATACGCCGATACCCAAGTCGCGATCGAACGGGACGCCGAGGGGTTGCGACCGTTGAGTTGGCAATCTGCTTGCCAATTATGGTTGCCCTGACTGTCGGCACAATGGATTTATGTTCGATGCTGTTCATCAAAGAATCGGTCACGTTGGCCGCTTACGAAGGAGCTCGACAAGGGGTTGGCCGTGGGTTTACCAATGCGACCGCACGAGCACGTGTTCTGGAGTTCTTGGACGAACGAAACATCCAATACTCTTCCGCCGACGTGGTGCAAATCGATGCACCTGGATTCGATAACGCCGAAACACTCGACAACGTTCGTCTTACCGTGACGGTCCCCTTGGCCGGAAACCTGAACGTGCCGTCGAAATGGTTCGGTGACATGAGTGTGAACGCCACGGTGACAATGCGGAAAGAGTACAAAAACCTTGATGAGGACAACTAAGCGATGAATAGAAAACGCCAAAAACGCTCTGGAGCGACCATGGTTGAATTCGCAATCGTTGCGAATCTGTTGTTCGTCATGATTTTCGCAAGTATGGAACTCGCCCGAATCAACATGGCTCGCAACTTAGCTCAAGATGCCGCCTACTATGCCGCACGAGTCGTGATGGTCCCCGGTGCAACGGCCGCCGAAGCCAATGCCGAAGTGGACCGGATTATGGGGACGCTGCTCAACAGCCAAGGTTACTCGTCGAGCGTCAACGATCTCGATTTTGATTCGGATACCGTCGAGGTGACCGTCACCGTCGACATGAAAAAGATCGCGCTTTTTACACCGATGTTTATGCCACAAACCAAAGTGGACTACACCGCGAAATTGCGAACCGAACGCTATGAAGGCTTCTTCGAACAGTAAAGCCCAAACGATAGTGCACCAACAGCAGCTAACACCCGAGTAAAGAAACCCGAACCCGCTCCTTGAACGACACCCCTCTTCTCCCCCTTGATCGATCGAGAACTCTCATCATGACTACTTACAGCCGAAATCGCAGCGTTGGGCCTCGCCGTGGAAATGTCATGGCACTGATGGCACTCGTGATGCCACTGCTAGCCCTCCTGGCAGCATTCTGTATCAATACCGCTCAGATGCAATTGACTCGGACCGAATTGATGGTCGCGACCGATGCAGCGGCTCGAGCGGGCGGACGAGCGTTCAGCGAAGACCAAACGGTCGAAGCCGCAATGACGGCTGCTGTGGCCACCGCAGCTCTCAACAACGTTGACGGATTGCCGCTGCAAATTCGAGCCGACAGCTCAGCGGGTGAGATCGAGTTCGGTATTACGTCGCAGCCAGACGGACTAACGGGACGCTACTATTTTGAGAAATTGTCAGCTTCTCAATTGGCGAATAATTCACAACTCGCTAGCGCCGTACGCGTCATCGGTCGTCGTGACAGCGGTTCTCTATCGGGAAGCGTTCCCCTCGTGATTCCTGGAATTCTCAATACCAGCGACTTTGATGCGACCCAAGACTCCGTCGCCATGCAAGTCGACCGAGATATCTCGTTGATCCTTGACCGCAGCGGTTCGATGGTCCCCGAACTGACGTTCGATTGGCCAAGTGGCGAAAATCCCTACAGCACTGCCACCATCGAAGCGGGGGTTGCTGCTGGACAAATTACCAAACAAACCAACCGACACGGAGACGTCAGCTATTACTACGCCTCGGGCGTCAATTCGATGACCTATCAACAATGGGCATGGACCGAGCACTACGGTTTGCCCGATTGCCCGGTGCAACCTTGGCAAGAATTGGTCGAAGCCGTTGACGCTTTCTTGAGTGTTCTTGACTCCACCGTTCAAGAGGAACAGGTTTCCGTGGCTAGTTATTCCACCTATGCCACACTCGATATTGGGTTGACGAAAAACTTTGGCGACATCCAATCGACCATTCGCTCGCTCGACCCCGAAGGTTGGACCGCGATCGGACGTGGGATGGAAGCTGGCCGGCCTGCTTTGACCTCGGGCAACGCTCGTCCCTACGCAGCCAAAACGATGGTCGTGATGACCGACGGCAACGAAAATCGTGGCCCCGATGCATTGCAAGTGGCAAATGAAATCATTGCGAATTGGCCGGTGACAATCCATACCGTCACCTTCGGCAGTGGAGCCGACCAAAACGCTATGCGAGAAGTGGCTGCCGCAGGCGGCGGAAAGCACTATCACGCTGCCGATGGAGCGCAACTCAAGGCGATCTTTGAAGAAATTGCAAACAATCTACCTACCATTTTGACGAAGTGATCTGTGGCAAATTACTGCGATAAATCCGAGTTCCGAATCTGGATGCTGCTACCCATCGGGCTGTCCATCTGTATTCTCACCTGGGCATTCTCTTTGCCAATGCGCCACGCCGTCGCGCCGAATCAAGAAAACGATCTTCCCGCCACCCCAGTGAATTTGTCGCCGCGGCAAATCGAGTCGCTCCAACGAGAACGCGAGGCCGAAAGATTTCGCGAGGCTGCACTTCGTGCCGACGCGGCTTGGATGCAGAAACGACGCGAAAAAGAACGCTTGCGACGAACCCGCCCACTGCCAGATGCCGCCGCAGCGAACGACTACCAGCAAACTCATTTCAATAGCGTGAGAGCCAAAATCGTCGAACTCGCCGATGCCGAACCAGGATCACTGGAATGGCAATATCGACGCGACCTCGAAGATTCACTCGACCAACCGCAGTAATCTGAGGAAGTTCGGAGTCGTTCTTGTAGGCTAGGTCTGGGGGGCTCAAAAAACTCGGAAACACGAACAAGACTCGGAAACACGAACACGAACTCGCAGCGTGTTTGTTCCCTACGCCAACGTCAACGAAATTCTCTTCGACCTTCCATCGATTCCCGATTATCATAGAAGCCCGGTCCATTTCCATTGACTCTTATTTTTCTCGGCTAACTCGTCTCATGGCATTCCGTTTTCGCTCCGAAAAGCATCTGCCGGCCCTACTGATGATCTGTATGATCGGCATCCCCAATGCCGTTTCGGCTCAGAATAATCCGTTTGATGCTGCCGGTCCCGGTTTTCCTCAGCCCAGCAAACCGCTTTCGACGGGTAGCTCGTCGCCCGATTCCGACGATGAACAGCAAGACGATCCGTTGGTCGATCAATTGCGAATCAAGGCAAGATACGGTGGTGTCAAACTCGCCGAAGCGATCTCGTCACTCGCTCGAATCGGCAGTTGGTCTGATGTCAACGCATTGCTTGGGCAAGTCAACGATACGACCATCGATGCGAAACAGCTAGCTGAAATGTCGAAACAAATCGAACCAGCGTTGGGGCTGCGTATCGACTACCATGAAGCAATCGACGACAAAGCACGCAGCGGACTAAAAAAGTTGCGTGATGCACAGCGTCAAATCGCAAACTCGAAACCACGTCTTGACGCTGCGATCCAAGATCTCGACGATCCCTCGGTCGACAAGCAAATCGCAGCCGCCCGAACCCTGCTCGCTGGTGGTAACGCCGCAGTAAAGCAACTCGTGCAACATGCTGTGCTCGACAACCCACCCGCCCTGCGTGATGCGATCCTGAGGACGATGCTGCGGTTTGGCGACGAGGGACCAAGAGCACTTCGTCAATTGGCAATCTATGGAAAACCAAGCGAACGACTCGGAGCACTCAAGTCATTGGTTCGCATTAACAAAAACGATGCACTCGAATTACTGCTCAGCACCGTCTACTGGCCAGCAGCATCGGATGCGGAGATTGCGTTCGCAAGCAGCACGCTTCGCCAAGCGAATCGCCCCACCCCCACCGCCGAAGAGAGCATTGAATTCCTCTCACGACAACTCTCGTCAAAAGTCCGCTACGCGTCTCAAATCGACAATGATTTGGCCACGCGCACGATGTGGTTTGTCAACCAAACACGTGATGGTGTCGATGTCCAAACCGCTCGGCTACTCACGGCCGTCAATCGCGATGCCGTCGACATCGCATCTCTACTGCGCCGTTTTGAATCGCTACCAAGCGACGTTGCAAACGACATACTCAGCGCCGAATTAAACTACAGAATCATGCTCGACCTCGATTGGGGAGACGCTGAGCAGATTGCCGAATTCCGTTCCACCCACGCCAGCATTTTGGGACAAACGAGTTTGGAAAACGCTCTATCAGCAGCCATCGAAATGGACTCCCAGCCTGCCGTTATTGGTTTATTGCGGATGATCGGATCGGAAGCAAGCCCGGCGTTGCAATACCGTTGGTTGACCTCGACTTCGCCCGAACCGTCGCCGCTCGTTCGTGCAGCGATGTCCGCAAACACACGGGTTCGTTACGAAGCCGCAGCAGCGATCGCTGGCTTCGGCATCAAGGCCGACTATCCCGGTCGCAGCTTTGTGATGCAGACGCTATCCGAAATGGCTGCACTCGATTCACTTCCGACCGCAATATTGATTGAAACAAGGCCCGAAGTGATCGTCGACCAGGAGACGATATTGAGTAAACTTGGTTACTCTGTTCGCGTTGCCTCCAGTGTCGCTGATGCGGAAGAAATGGTGAACATGGGCGGCGACCTGCGTCTGTTGGTATCCAAAACGCAACTACCCGACCAAACGCCTGCTGAGTTGGTCGACCGAGTACGTCGACTCTCGCGTGGGAAATATTTACCGATCGTCTTCTACGGAACATACGACGAAGCGATCGACGCGTCTCGCTGGGAAGCCCCCGTCATCTACCGAGCGAAAATGCCGCAATCGGAAGCGTCCTTCTACGATATGTTTGACCAGTTGAAACGACGCTCACGACTTTCAGCCCTGACCCCATTCGATCGCCAGGTCTACCGAGAAAAAGCCAAGCTGCCCCGCTAATGACTTGCCCCCGGAACGTTCTCGTTCTGAATGCTTCGTGAGCAATTTGACCTTCAAATCGCCATCAATCGGTGCTGCTATTGGTACAAATTGTCGCTTTATGCCCAATGAATGGGGAAAAGTCCGGTTTCGACCTAGAACAAAACTTCACACTAAGTTAACGTAAACCTAACGGGTTTCGTCGTTGACCTTTTGCTTCCGGTTCGAATGCGGAGGGGTGTGCCATGTTCTACGACCTTCTTATTGCCAGCGTCGGCGTCTTTTTGATCGCTGCGCTAGGATTCTACGGAAGTTGGCTTCTCGGCCAGCGCCGCCACCGGTTCACAGACGCTTTTTGCGTGGTCGGTCTGCTTGGCGCCCCCGTGTTTTCTTGGTTCTTGTCAGAACAACTTTGGTTGGCGAAGTTTATTCCTGTAAGTGGAGCGGTGGTGTGGTCAAACTTTACCCCGGTATTGTTGGCAGTCGCTGCAGGCACGGTCTTCGCTAACCAAGCGAACTCCATTTTGCGGCGAGGTATGGTAGGGACGCCCCTTCTTGTCATCGCAATGGCCTGCTTGATCGGGCCGATGGCTCGACCTGTGATTCGGCCCTTAGCGGGGTTTGATTTTGATGGTGCACAATCGCAAGCGAGTCAGTGGCGAAATGGTGTTTGTCTTCAATCTCACGAGTCGACGTGTTGCCCGGCTTCGGCAGCAACCCTGCTCAAGTTACACGGAGTCGATTCGACCGAGCAAGAGATGGCTCGCGCGTGCTTGACCGGTCAAGACGGAACCAGTTCATTGGGGTTATTTCGAGGCCTTAGTACGGCAACCCGCCAAGCGTCGAAGAAGGCTTGTGTCGCAAATCGTAATCCTGAAAGTTGGACGTCTGGGAATCAGTTGCCGGTGATTGCACTGGTTAGGTTTGAATCTTGTCTTCCGGCGAGACAGACGCACTTTACCGATCGGTACTTTCGTTTGACTAGCTATGGCGACCACCGAGAAGGCCATGCCGTCGTGGTGGTTGGTCATACCGATGACGGAGACTGGCAAATTAGTGATCCAGCGGTTGGGCGGGTTACGTGGTCAGACCAACAATTCCGAAGCCGATTCACGGGTCAGGCGATCTACTTGGCGGACCGGTAGTTACACGCGACTCGTTACACGCCACAGCAGCATAGGGGTGGCAAGGTGGGTGGCAAGGTTGGCTTTCGCCCGCTGCCAGTCGATCAATGGATTCGGCAAAGGGGAAAGCTTGTCAATCGCCTTTCGCGTCAGTCATCCAATTGCGGTTTGACTTGCTTCCAAACGTCCAATGCGGCGTCGGCGAAGCTGCAGAAGAAGCCTGGTTCGCTCGGTCGTTCGTCCAGCACCGAACGCCAGAAGGCGCGGGCGCGGAAGTGATGACGTTTGTGCTGTCCGCCTGATCTTCGGCCGCCGGGACCCCGCCCGCGTCCGCGTCTGCCATGATCTCTTCCGCCACCGCGATGGTGGCGACGATGTCCATGACCGTGCTCGCTTTCCTCTTCCATGGCAGCCTCAATGGCTTCGTCGGTTGCAATTCGGCGCGTCAGTTCGAGCCAGCCTTCGCGGCTGTGAAGCAGTTCGGACCAGTTCTCATCGGCGGCCTCGCAGTGAAATTCCTCCAACGCTGAAAGCTGTTCGGCATTTGCCAGATTCAGCGCCCAATGCCGGCCCGCCGCTGCGCCCGATTCGGAGTGAACCGCTTCGGTAGCGGGTTCGGATTCGGTTGACGCCTTTAAACGTCGGACCGCACCGTCGATCGATGTGATTTCTTCAAACGGCCCGATCTCTTCGAGCTTCGTTTCAAATGCTTCGCAGGCGATTGCGGACCAATTGAGGAGGGAGCCGGCTCGCTTCATTCGCTTCTTCAGCTCGCAGGGTACGGTAATGGTGGTTCTTGAAAAACTCTTCTTGTGCATTCATCTTTCCTGGGAAAATGCGGTTCTAAATATAGCCGCCCGCTCTCAATCGCTAGCGGCCTTCAATGCATACACTTTATGCATTGGGGCGAAGGGTGTCAAGTGCGGCAGGCAAGAAAAGTGCTAAATCGCCATGATTGCGAACCTGTTCCTGGGGCCGTCCATGAAAAGCATGAGCCCCACTTGTGTCAGCCGCTTGGAATTCTAGACTAGCGGCTGGCAAATGCGACACGATCGACAGCGACGCATGACTGTGTCGGAAGCATTGGTTCTTTCGTTGAGTCGTTCTCAAGTTGCCCTTTACAGAGGAAGCAGCTGTGGTGGGATCCGTTTTCTGTTTGTCGCTGCCCTCTTCAGGCCAGCTTCTACTGGTCGCCAGCGTGGTCGTGGGGCTATGTGCAATGGCGATTGTTGTGATCGCTATGAAGTGGGGATCGTTTTGGTTTCAAGCTTACATGTCGGGGGCAAACGTCAGCATGGCGAGCTTGATCGCGATGACGTTTCTAAGGATTGACCATCGTATGATCGTGACGGCCATGATCATGGGCCGCCAAGCTGGGATCGGCAAAGAGCGGTCCGGTGGGATGACCACGGCGCGGCTACAATCGCACTTTTTGGCGGGCGGCAATGTCATGAACGTCGTTCGCGCGATCATCGCGGCGCAGCGGGCCGGGATCGATTTGGATTTCGATCGCGCCACCGCGATCGATTTGGCTGGTCGCGACGTGCTTCACGCTGTTCAAACCAGTGTCTCCCCAAAAGTCATCCATTGCCCCGACAATACCCATGGAGGCCCCCACACACTGAGCGCGGTTGCCAAGAACGGAGTGGAATTGCGGGTCGCCGCGTGCGTCACCGTCCGCACCAATCTAGAGCGATTGATTGGCGGAGCGACCGAAGAAACGGTGATCGCGAGGGTCGGCCAAGGGATCATCACCGCGATCGGTTCCGCAGATTCGCATATGGATGTTCTGGAGCAGCCATCGCAAATTTCCAAGGGTGCGATGTCGAATGGACTCGATGCAAATACGGCCTTTGCGATTGTCTCGATCGACATTTCCGACATTGACGTGGGGGAGAATATTGGTGCCCGGTTGCAATCCGACCAAGCGGATGCGGACACACGAATTGCGCGAGCACGAGCGGAGGTTCGTCGCGCCGAAGCGGTCGCCCGCGAGCAACAGATGAAAGCCAAGGTGACCGAGAGTAAAGGCAAAATGGTGCTTGCCGAAGCCGAGGTCCCCGCCGCTCTCGCCAACGCATTTCGCGAGGGGCATCTACGTAAGCCGAATACGCCGTTGCTTCACTAAAGCATTTTGCAAAAAGCCGTAGGCTGCGTGTTTAGTGGCTGTGGCTTCCAGCCGCAGCGTTTTTCTCATCTGGGGCTGGAAGCCCCAGCCACAGCATTCTTCTCAACTGGGGCTGGAAGCCGCAGCCGCAGCGTTTTTCTCAACTGGGGCTGGAAGCCCCAGCCACAGCATTCTTCTCAACTGGGGCTGGAAGCCCCAGCCACAGCATTCTTCTCAACTGGGGCTGGAAGCCGCAGCCGCAGCGTTCTTCTCAACTGGGGCTGGAAGCCCCAGCCACAGCGTTCTTCTCAACTGGGGCTGGAAGCCGCAGCCGCAGCGTTCTTCTCAACTGGGGCTGGAAGCCGCAGCCACAGCATTCTTCTCAACTGGGGCTGGAAGCCCCAGCCACAGCGTTCTTCTCAACTGGGGCTG includes:
- the pgsW gene encoding poly-gamma-glutamate system protein, translating into MKRLYWRPRQVSQSIIVFMALFSLAGLASVEYFRVEVPQSDIDKKIQAAELASEMMEAIRDERLHLGLDVNTTVDPARTGIIGALMTPVTTLSGRLGAKQTATNPNMAAVVVDMLTKAGVGQGDLVAVGYSGSFPGMNVSVLAALKILGARPIILASAGSSQWGANEPILLWIDMEKMLFEENYVPFRSIACSYGGYEDLGIGLGDEGRRLIRKAITRNELEVLKADDFGAAIEERMKVYRLQAGSQDYKAYINVGGGAVSVGKTIGKRAYKPGLNRSASRRVLEIDSIMTRFMRQDIPVIHLVEMDQIAMMYGMPLKPQQQPAVGEGGVFKQTRRSRIWMATVLIAILGSLRIFVLTDFGHRFMKGRGSRKTGGQPEPMV
- the pgsC gene encoding poly-gamma-glutamate biosynthesis protein PgsC; the protein is MDTLTISIGIGLAVSLLFSEIFGLAAGGMVVPGYIALSLDEPLTVAATFAAAIVTYFIVYSLSNLIVIYGKRRTVLMVLVGFLVGIFLEWFSPSIGMPTEAMDMESLAESNDYEVIGYIIPGLIGIWIDRQGMIETLGILITASTVVRLVLMLLGLELVL
- the pgsB gene encoding poly-gamma-glutamate synthase PgsB, giving the protein MDGSLALLSTTGTLVGLGLLESYFHRRQLAKIPTRIHVNGTRGKSSVTRLIAAGLRASGTRTCAKTTGTLARMILPDGAEYPVFRPARANVIEQVRIVRAAAEAESEALVIECMALIPYLQWLCEFMLVHATHSVITNARADHLDVMGPGEKDVAWALLGMVPKEGKLYTAERRHLDAFHKVCDDRKTELITVGDEEVDAILPLEMAQFSYIEHAENVALALRVLHDLGVERSTALQGMWSATPDPGIMTVADLNFFGREISFVNGFAANDPESTERIWNMACDRYANVTKRIMIFNCRFDRPDRSKQLAECCAQWKAADHYVLIGSGTYIFAKFATRAGLDPRKLVMAEGDGADEIFEKTVSLCGRSALVMGMANIGGVGLDVVRYFRNRGIADEKAF
- a CDS encoding TadE/TadG family type IV pilus assembly protein is translated as MFTPQKAIRRYPSRDRTGRRGVATVELAICLPIMVALTVGTMDLCSMLFIKESVTLAAYEGARQGVGRGFTNATARARVLEFLDERNIQYSSADVVQIDAPGFDNAETLDNVRLTVTVPLAGNLNVPSKWFGDMSVNATVTMRKEYKNLDEDN
- a CDS encoding TadE/TadG family type IV pilus assembly protein, translating into MNRKRQKRSGATMVEFAIVANLLFVMIFASMELARINMARNLAQDAAYYAARVVMVPGATAAEANAEVDRIMGTLLNSQGYSSSVNDLDFDSDTVEVTVTVDMKKIALFTPMFMPQTKVDYTAKLRTERYEGFFEQ
- a CDS encoding vWA domain-containing protein; translated protein: MTTYSRNRSVGPRRGNVMALMALVMPLLALLAAFCINTAQMQLTRTELMVATDAAARAGGRAFSEDQTVEAAMTAAVATAALNNVDGLPLQIRADSSAGEIEFGITSQPDGLTGRYYFEKLSASQLANNSQLASAVRVIGRRDSGSLSGSVPLVIPGILNTSDFDATQDSVAMQVDRDISLILDRSGSMVPELTFDWPSGENPYSTATIEAGVAAGQITKQTNRHGDVSYYYASGVNSMTYQQWAWTEHYGLPDCPVQPWQELVEAVDAFLSVLDSTVQEEQVSVASYSTYATLDIGLTKNFGDIQSTIRSLDPEGWTAIGRGMEAGRPALTSGNARPYAAKTMVVMTDGNENRGPDALQVANEIIANWPVTIHTVTFGSGADQNAMREVAAAGGGKHYHAADGAQLKAIFEEIANNLPTILTK
- a CDS encoding cysteine peptidase family C39 domain-containing protein — translated: MFYDLLIASVGVFLIAALGFYGSWLLGQRRHRFTDAFCVVGLLGAPVFSWFLSEQLWLAKFIPVSGAVVWSNFTPVLLAVAAGTVFANQANSILRRGMVGTPLLVIAMACLIGPMARPVIRPLAGFDFDGAQSQASQWRNGVCLQSHESTCCPASAATLLKLHGVDSTEQEMARACLTGQDGTSSLGLFRGLSTATRQASKKACVANRNPESWTSGNQLPVIALVRFESCLPARQTHFTDRYFRLTSYGDHREGHAVVVVGHTDDGDWQISDPAVGRVTWSDQQFRSRFTGQAIYLADR
- the floA gene encoding flotillin-like protein FloA (flotillin-like protein involved in membrane lipid rafts) — translated: MVGSVFCLSLPSSGQLLLVASVVVGLCAMAIVVIAMKWGSFWFQAYMSGANVSMASLIAMTFLRIDHRMIVTAMIMGRQAGIGKERSGGMTTARLQSHFLAGGNVMNVVRAIIAAQRAGIDLDFDRATAIDLAGRDVLHAVQTSVSPKVIHCPDNTHGGPHTLSAVAKNGVELRVAACVTVRTNLERLIGGATEETVIARVGQGIITAIGSADSHMDVLEQPSQISKGAMSNGLDANTAFAIVSIDISDIDVGENIGARLQSDQADADTRIARARAEVRRAEAVAREQQMKAKVTESKGKMVLAEAEVPAALANAFREGHLRKPNTPLLH